AAAACAACAATGAAAAAGACAACAGTACTCTTGAACCGTGTGAATTTCCGTTATGGCTGGACCCTGGTGATGTTATTGGCCTTGCCGCTGTTTTTTGCCAGCTGTAGCAAAGACAAGGATGGCAATGGCGAGCCGGATGTAAAGCCTTCGGCCGTGAGCGGAAGCTGGAAAATTTCGGGCATGAAAGTTAATCCAGGTATGGATATGGGTAACGGACAGGTCGTTACGGACCTGCTGGATTTTTTGTCGGAGTACGGTGATGCTGATGCAATTGCCTGCCTGACCGATACCAAAATAACGTTTAACAACAACGGAACCATTACCGGTACTCCTTCTCCGAACTGCAAATCAGACGATATGGATGATCTTAACCCGGCTGAAAATAATGCGAAATGGTCGGTTAACGGTAATAAGCTGACGATCACAGATAGCGATGGTGCTCAGACCTACGATCTGGAAACTTCCGGCAACACAATGAAGTGGAGCGTGCT
This Larkinella insperata DNA region includes the following protein-coding sequences:
- a CDS encoding lipocalin-like domain-containing protein — protein: MKKTTVLLNRVNFRYGWTLVMLLALPLFFASCSKDKDGNGEPDVKPSAVSGSWKISGMKVNPGMDMGNGQVVTDLLDFLSEYGDADAIACLTDTKITFNNNGTITGTPSPNCKSDDMDDLNPAENNAKWSVNGNKLTITDSDGAQTYDLETSGNTMKWSVLQEDDMDGDGKADKYTMTIEFKKA